One Chlamydiales bacterium genomic window, GAAGCAGTTTCATTGAGATGGGCTTTAAGGTTTTTTAAATCATGAGCAAGTGTTTCATAGCTATTTTCAATTTTTATCATTCGATTATGGATTTTTTTATCGTCTCGTAACTGCGTTTCAATATGATGCAATGATTGTTCAATATGATCAAATTTTTCTTGGAAAAGCTCAATTTCAACATGATGGTTGTGGAGTTGATACCCAAACTGTTCTAAATTTATACGCATTTCTTGAAGGGGCAGGCTCTCAGATTTTGGATGACTAAAGAGGAGACTCTGCCCCATGAATAAGAGAAACCAAAAAACACGTTGCATCTTCAATTTTGGATATAAGTTTTGAATTGAGCTCTTCGGTTTTTGGCCAAAGCTTTCTCATCATGACCCATTGCAAGAGGGCGTTCTTTACCATAAGATGTCGTGAAAAGTTGATCAGGATTCACTCCATTTTCGATAAGAAAAGTACGGACGGAATTAGAACGACGAGATCCGAGAGCGAGGTTGTAACTTGCTGCTCCTCTTTCATCAGCATGTCCTTCAATGAAAAGATAAATATTAGGATTTTTAATTAGATAGTCTGCAATCATTTTTGCAGTTTTAATATTTTCACTTCCTTGTACTACATATTTATCAGTGTCAAATTGAATATTAGTAAGAAGGAGAGCAAGTTGACCCATTGGATCAGAAAACCCTTCAATTCCAGGAATTAGTCCACCTGGATCACCAGGAGATGCCTTAGGTAGAGCAGAATAGTTATGGACTGCAACTTGTGGATAAGCTTCATTTTCTGTTAGAGGAATAAACTCTTGATCTTCTTCCCAAGATTCGTAAAAAGAGGCATTTTTTCGTGAATCAACATGATAACCAAAAAGAGAACGTAACCCTTTCCCCATATAGCGGCTACAAGTCTTGGTATCTTCCCAAACCTCATGAGTTGAACGGCTACAGGAGGTTAATAACGATAAGCAGGTAATACCCACAACGATCAAATGTTTATGTTCTTTCATACTCTCCTCATTGTATTTGGTTCCCATGCTGGGAAGCGTTTTTCTCCTGGACCACTTGTAATTTTTACGGCTTTTTTTTGATTCAAATTAATCAAAAAAAGCTCTGATGATTCTTCTGTTGATGAGTTAAATATCAAGTGGAGGCTGTCGGGGGCCCAAGCTGGATTTTCTTTATGCCCATAGCCATTTGTTAAACTTGTCTCTTGCTCTGTTATAAAATCGTAAATATAGATTTGTCTCACACCACTTACAGTTGCACTATAAGCAATTTTTGTCCCATCAGGTGACCAAGCCGGAGCAGTATTTCCACGGTTTTTTTTCGAGATGAGTTGAGATCTAATTTCTCTGACTGATGCCCCTGCTTTTGGAATTGTAATAACATAAATACGAGGTGTTCCATCTTTATTAGAGACAAAAGCTAATTGCTTTCCATCAGGACTAAAAGTTGGGGTTCCCTGGACTCCTTGAGGAGTAGAAAAAACTTGTTTGGGTTTTCCCATCAATCCTTTCTTCGGTGAAAAGTCTTGAACAAAGAGATCAGGATTTCCTGTGATATCGCTGACAAAAGCGATTTGATCGATCTGTCGTGAGATCACAGGCATCAACTGGCTACCACGCATATAAGTTAGACGCTTTGGTTCATCTCGATTTGATGAAGTCATATAGATTTTTGGTTGTCCTTTCTCATAAGAAACATAAAGAAGATTTAGACATTTTTCACCTATTTTTGCAGGAATATATGTTGGATTTACGCATAGTCCATTGTGATGAGTAATTTGATGAGCATTCGCTCCATCATAATCTGATTCCCAAACTTCTGTGATCCAATTTGAGGAGGTAGGTCCAACTTGTGTGCGTATTGTATATAGGATATGTGTTTGACAGATCCCTTGCTCACCAAAACAGGTTTCTTGTATTGCATCAGCTATTGAATGAAGAACACGACGATCATCTTTCAATTGACCGTTAAGTTTAAGAGGATCGATGGCTTTTGTTGAGTTATTACGTACAGAAAAGAAAGTTGTTGTGATTTGGTGATTCGAAATCGCGAATTTAACAACATAGTCACATCCAAGTTTCTGCCATTTTTCTTGTTCAAATTTCCATAATCCTTTTTCATGATTAGCTTGCTTTTCGCAATCATTTGAGTTTTGAATCAATTCACTTTTGCCATTATGATTTAAGTCAAATTTGAGTACTTTTTCCAATGCTTTCAAATAGTCTACATCAAAACCAGATTGTATATCTTCAATTGGATGGACATAAAGAGAAGAGAGTCGCGCTTGATTTGAGAGATGAACAATAATTTCCTCATCAGAATAAACGGATAGAGTTAAAAGGAGCAAAAAGAAAAGGGACTTATACATAAACCTACCTAGATATCAAACTTTTATGAACTTGTCAATATGATGGAAAAGGTATGGTCAAGATTGTCTTCGAAATATTTATCAAAAGGAGGCAGAAGAAGAATAGGAAGGACTTCTTCTACATATTTTTGATTTTTTAGACTATTTGTCTCTTGAATAGTTAAAGCTTTAACATGACCATTTTTCTTTACTGTAAGTTGAAGTTTGATCTTTCCTTTTTCAGGTAGCTCCAAAGCATTTTCTAGAAATCCTATTAACTGATCAGTATAGGTACTTTCTAAATTGATTTTTTCACTAGAAAGTCTTCCAATTTTATTTGCTTTAATCAAGATGATTTCATCGCTTGGTTTTTGATTTAAAGTAGAGAGACTCTTTTGAATCATCCCTACAAGTTGTGCTTTTTTTTTGTTAGATTTAGTTTCAGTAGAGACTTTTGTAAGATCTGATTTAGATGAGTTTTTAGATTTAGGATCTCTTTGTTCAACAGGACTTATTTGTCTTTCAGGAGATTTTTTTTCCACAATAGTTTTTTCCGGTCTATCAATTTTTGGTTGTTCTTGATGGACTAAATGAGTGTTTAGATCAATGGGTGTCACTTCTTGAAAAGTCTCTATGACCAATTTGTGATGAATGGGGGTTTCAATATGTTTTTGAATAACAAACAGCAAGACTAGAAAAAGTGCATGTAAAGCTATTACAATTCCTATTATTTTCATCTATTTTTATTGTGGGTTTAAAAGAACATCAAGTTGAGTAAAACCTGCTTTTTCAACTGCATTTTTAACCGATTGATAAGTCCCAAAATAAGCTTGGCGATCATGAAAGAGCTGAGGATAAGTTAATGGAGATTTAGTATGAGCATGAATTAATAAGTTTTGAAGTTGTTCGAGTGTGACTTGTTGGTGATTGAAAGTGATTGTATTATCGGAAAAGACACGGATTGTCAGATTTTTATCTTGTTGAAAAGGTTCTTTAAGACCCTTTCCTTTTGCTAGTTCTAGTCGATCGATTTCAACTAGTGGAGCAACGACAATAAACATGATTAAAATGACAAATACAACATCAATCAAGGGAGTCAGATTAATAGGTGCTTCTTCAAGAATAGGAGATCTTCTCTGCTTCACGAAATTTCCACCTGGCGGTATTGTAATTCAACAGCAGACAAAAGGAGATGAGAAAACTCTTCCAAATCACCAGACAACTGAGTAATTGCAGAACGCAAGTAATTATAACTAATTAATGCAGGAATTGCGACTAATAATCCAACCACCGTCGTCCCAAGTGCCATAGCAAGTCCACCCATAATTGTCGTATTTGAATTGATTGAGATGGTTGTTTGCAATTCATTGAATGTTAATAAAATCCCCCAAACAGTACCAAGAAGACCTAAAAATGGAGCCAAACTCACAACAGTCGATAAGATAAATAAATTTCCCTCCATTTTTTTTGTTTCAGTGGAAACAACATTGATTAAATAGGATTCAATGAGATGAATATCAGAAACGGATAGAGTCATATTTTCTTTTTTAATTACAGTTTTATTTTTTCCAAGGAGTTCGATAGTAGTTTTTTTTAGAATTTGATAGAGGTTTGCGTAAGGATGACTTTCATATACTTCAATTGATAGAGGATTTGAAGATTTTTTTTTAAATAAAGATTGAAAAACGATTCCCACTCGTTGAATATTTTTTTGTGCTATGAATTTTTTAAAAAAAATCGTCCATGTCGCAATAGATAAAAGAAGTAAAGATAAAAAAATTCCTTTCCCAAAGAGGTCAGAAGTATAGTAGGCATGAATGATTGGATTCATAAATCTCCATATGTATTCAAATCTAAGAATTAGAATTCGTGTTGTATGTAATTTTTTAATTCTTTACTTACAGATGATGATGATATATAATTTTTTCCTCAACTACTTTCGTTTTGGGGGGATATGAAGCGATTATTTTTTTCTAGTTTAGTGCTATTTTCTTTTTTTTCTCCTCTTTTAGGATCTAGTTCTAATGATCAGACAATCGATTCACCTGTACAAGTGCAACTTGTAGCAGAAGAGAATTCAATAAAACCAGGACGTCCTTTTTGGTTAGGTATTGAATTAAAAATGGCAGAAGGATGGGATACCTATTGGATGAATCCTGGTGATTCAGGTTTTCCTACTCAGGTGAATTGGAAGCTACCCAAAGGATTTATAGCAGGGCCACTTGAATGGCCTTATCCTAAAATTTTTAAAAATTCTTCTCTAGTTGCTTTTGGTTATACGGATACTGTTCTGCTTCTTTCAAAAATCCTCCCCCCTAAAAATATAGAGAACGGGTCTATTACTTTAGCAGCCGATGTAAACTGGTTAGCGTGTAAAGACTTATGCGTTCCAGGAAACGCTCATATTAGTCTATCTCTACCTATCAATAATTCTGAGCCTGTCGCAATAGTGGAAAAAAGTGGTCTATTTGCAAAAGCAAGAGAGGCTCTTCCTCGTCAGTTAGAAGATCAAGGGAATTTAACTGTTCAATTACAACCAGATGAAATTGTAATGAATTTTAAACCTAAACCAGGAAGTTTTGGAGAGATCGAAGAGATGCAATTTATCTCTGAAGACGCCGAAGTGGTTGATTATGGAGCACCCCAGTCTTTTAAAATTGAGCAAGAGGGGATTATCTTAAATTTAAAGAAAATGCACTCTACAAATAAACTTTCTGCGTTAAAAGGTGTTTTACTTGTTTCTGAAAAAGGCACTAGTGTCAAAAAAGCGATTCAAATCAATACCCCTCCTAAAGAGACTCAACAGATTGGGGCAGAAGCACATCAGACATTAAATATTAAATTAGCGCTGCTATTTGCCTTTTTAGGTGGATTAATTCTTAATGTTATGCCATGTGTCTTACCGGTGATTGCTTTGAAGATTTTTGGATTTGTCAAAATCGCTCATGAGAGAAGAAAGATAGTTTTAAAGCATGGAGGGGTTTTTGCATTAGGGGTTCTCGTATCTTTTTGGATTCTCTCTATTGCGCTTTTGATCATGCGTGCTTGTGGAGAAAGTATTGGTTGGGGATTTCAATTACAAGAACCAGCTTTTGTCGCAATTTTAGCAGCAATGCTTTTTCTATTAGGTTTAAGTTTGTTTGGAGTATTTGAACTTGGCACATCGATGATTTCCTTAGGAAGTCAACAAGTAGAATCTTCTGGAGGCTCATCATTGAAAAACTCATTCATGAGCGGTATTCTTGCTACACTTGTGGCCACTCCTTGTACTGGGCCTCTATTAGGGCCAGCACTTGGATTTGCGATGACCCTTTCTCCATTTTTAGCAGTTACCGTGTTTACCATGATGGGATTTGGCATGGCATTTCCCTATCTTATTTTTTCTGCCTTTCCCAAACTTATCTCTTTTCTGCCAAAACCTGGAAATTGGATGGTGATCTTTAAACAGTTGATGGGATTTTTGATGATGGGGACCGTTGTTTGGCTCATATGGATATTTGGAGCACAAACTGACAATATGGCCACCTTTGCTCTTTTATCTGTGATGGTAATTTTAGCTCTTGGGGGATGGATTTTTGGTAAATGGAGCCTCCCCACTAAGAGAAAAATCACAAGGATCCTCTCGACTACTCTTGCTGTTGCTCTTTTTTTATTAGGTGGTACCATTGTAATATTTGTTACGAAGCAACATCGTAATGTTGAGGTAGCTCATGCTCTTTTTGAGCAGGATTGGGAAGTATATAATCCCCAGCGTGTAGAAGAATTACGCGCTCAGGGAATCCCAGTATTTGTAGATTTTACAGCAAAATGGTGTCTAATTTGTCAGGCGAATAAAGCGATTCTACACTCTTCAGATCTTAAAAAAGCTTTTTATGATAAAGGTGTGGTTAAAATGACAGCAGATTGGACAAAAAAAAATCCAGTCATTACTGAGGCATTAGACAATTTAGGCCGAACAGGAGTTCCATTATATGTTCTTTATTCGGGTCATCCTGACGAGAAACCTTACGTGCTTCCTCAAACTTTGAGTGGAAGTATCGTATATAAATATCTTGAAAAACTCACCCCTTCACAAACGACTGTTTATGCTGATTGATTCTCATGCCCATCTTACACATGTTAAATTATTTAAAGATATTGATCTGATTCTTGCAAGGGCACAAGCTTTGGGTATTGAGAAGATCATTAATATTTGTACCAATCCTAAAGAACTATCACTTGGTTTAACACTTTCTAGTCAATATCCATGGGTTTACAATGCAGCTGCTACCACTCCTCATGAGGTTCAAAAAGAAGCGGAACAATTTTTTGAATTGGTGATGCAAAATGTCGATACCCAATCTTTAATTGCTATTGGCGAAACTGGTTTGGATTATTATTATTGGAAAGAATCGATGGATGATCAAAAG contains:
- a CDS encoding LysM peptidoglycan-binding domain-containing protein, which codes for MGQSLLFSHPKSESLPLQEMRINLEQFGYQLHNHHVEIELFQEKFDHIEQSLHHIETQLRDDKKIHNRMIKIENSYETLAHDLKNLKAHLNETASSLASCQTKLTQIDKQLSSDVQGLRQSLHEMLTLLQKGEEFAENPSVYIVKVGDSLGQIALKYKTDIKILKQLNHLSSDKIYVGQKIILPQ
- a CDS encoding OmpA family protein; translated protein: MKEHKHLIVVGITCLSLLTSCSRSTHEVWEDTKTCSRYMGKGLRSLFGYHVDSRKNASFYESWEEDQEFIPLTENEAYPQVAVHNYSALPKASPGDPGGLIPGIEGFSDPMGQLALLLTNIQFDTDKYVVQGSENIKTAKMIADYLIKNPNIYLFIEGHADERGAASYNLALGSRRSNSVRTFLIENGVNPDQLFTTSYGKERPLAMGHDEKALAKNRRAQFKTYIQN
- the tolB gene encoding Tol-Pal system protein TolB, whose translation is MYKSLFFLLLLTLSVYSDEEIIVHLSNQARLSSLYVHPIEDIQSGFDVDYLKALEKVLKFDLNHNGKSELIQNSNDCEKQANHEKGLWKFEQEKWQKLGCDYVVKFAISNHQITTTFFSVRNNSTKAIDPLKLNGQLKDDRRVLHSIADAIQETCFGEQGICQTHILYTIRTQVGPTSSNWITEVWESDYDGANAHQITHHNGLCVNPTYIPAKIGEKCLNLLYVSYEKGQPKIYMTSSNRDEPKRLTYMRGSQLMPVISRQIDQIAFVSDITGNPDLFVQDFSPKKGLMGKPKQVFSTPQGVQGTPTFSPDGKQLAFVSNKDGTPRIYVITIPKAGASVREIRSQLISKKNRGNTAPAWSPDGTKIAYSATVSGVRQIYIYDFITEQETSLTNGYGHKENPAWAPDSLHLIFNSSTEESSELFLINLNQKKAVKITSGPGEKRFPAWEPNTMRRV
- a CDS encoding biopolymer transporter ExbD, producing MKQRRSPILEEAPINLTPLIDVVFVILIMFIVVAPLVEIDRLELAKGKGLKEPFQQDKNLTIRVFSDNTITFNHQQVTLEQLQNLLIHAHTKSPLTYPQLFHDRQAYFGTYQSVKNAVEKAGFTQLDVLLNPQ
- a CDS encoding MotA/TolQ/ExbB proton channel family protein, with protein sequence MNPIIHAYYTSDLFGKGIFLSLLLLSIATWTIFFKKFIAQKNIQRVGIVFQSLFKKKSSNPLSIEVYESHPYANLYQILKKTTIELLGKNKTVIKKENMTLSVSDIHLIESYLINVVSTETKKMEGNLFILSTVVSLAPFLGLLGTVWGILLTFNELQTTISINSNTTIMGGLAMALGTTVVGLLVAIPALISYNYLRSAITQLSGDLEEFSHLLLSAVELQYRQVEIS
- a CDS encoding protein-disulfide reductase DsbD family protein, giving the protein MKRLFFSSLVLFSFFSPLLGSSSNDQTIDSPVQVQLVAEENSIKPGRPFWLGIELKMAEGWDTYWMNPGDSGFPTQVNWKLPKGFIAGPLEWPYPKIFKNSSLVAFGYTDTVLLLSKILPPKNIENGSITLAADVNWLACKDLCVPGNAHISLSLPINNSEPVAIVEKSGLFAKAREALPRQLEDQGNLTVQLQPDEIVMNFKPKPGSFGEIEEMQFISEDAEVVDYGAPQSFKIEQEGIILNLKKMHSTNKLSALKGVLLVSEKGTSVKKAIQINTPPKETQQIGAEAHQTLNIKLALLFAFLGGLILNVMPCVLPVIALKIFGFVKIAHERRKIVLKHGGVFALGVLVSFWILSIALLIMRACGESIGWGFQLQEPAFVAILAAMLFLLGLSLFGVFELGTSMISLGSQQVESSGGSSLKNSFMSGILATLVATPCTGPLLGPALGFAMTLSPFLAVTVFTMMGFGMAFPYLIFSAFPKLISFLPKPGNWMVIFKQLMGFLMMGTVVWLIWIFGAQTDNMATFALLSVMVILALGGWIFGKWSLPTKRKITRILSTTLAVALFLLGGTIVIFVTKQHRNVEVAHALFEQDWEVYNPQRVEELRAQGIPVFVDFTAKWCLICQANKAILHSSDLKKAFYDKGVVKMTADWTKKNPVITEALDNLGRTGVPLYVLYSGHPDEKPYVLPQTLSGSIVYKYLEKLTPSQTTVYAD